A single Pyxicephalus adspersus chromosome 8, UCB_Pads_2.0, whole genome shotgun sequence DNA region contains:
- the DMC1 gene encoding meiotic recombination protein DMC1/LIM15 homolog: MKSMDDQVVEEEAGFNDDEDSFFQDIDMLQKHGINVADIKKLKSVGICTVKGIQMTTKKTLCNIKGLSDAKVDKIKEAANKLIEPGFLTAFDYSMKRKMVFHISTGSQELDKLLGGGIESMAITETFGEFRTGKTQLSHTLCVTAQLSGHNGYSGGKVIFVDTENTFRPDRLRDIADRFGVDHDAMLDNVLYARAYTSEHQMELLDYVAAKFHEEAGVFKLLIIDSIMALFRVDFSGRGELAERQQKLAQMLSRLQKISEEYNVAVFITNQMTADPGATMTFQADPKKPIGGHILAHASTTRISLRKGRGELRIAKIYDSPEMPENEATFAITSGGINDAKE; encoded by the exons GATTCTTTTTTCCAAGATATTGACATGTTACAAAAGCATGGCATT AATGTAGCAGACATTAAAAAGCTGAAATCTGTTGGCATATGCACCGTGAAAGGCATTCAGATGACCACCAAAAAGACTTTGTGTAACATAAAAGGTCTCTCTGATGCTAAGGTGGACAAGATCAAGGAAGCTGCCAACAAGTTAATA GAGCCTGGGTTTCTCACAGCTTTTGACTATAGTATGAAGAGAAAGATGGTGTTTCACATCTCTACAGGAAGCCAGGAACTTGA CAAGCTTTTAGGAGGTGGAATTGAAAGTATGGCAATTACAGAGACTTTTGGAg AATTCAGAACTGGAAAAACTCAGCTGTCTCATACACTTTGTG TAACAGCACAACTTTCTGGACATAATGGATATTCTGGAGGGAAAGTGATATTTGTAGACACAGAAAACACATT CCGCCCAGATCGTCTTCGAGATATAGCCGACCGTTTTGGTGTGGATCATGATGCAATGCTGGATAATGTTTTATATGCCCGCGCATACACAA gtgaaCATCAGATGGAGCTTTTGGATTATGTAGCAGCCAAATTCCATGAAGAAGCTGGTGTTTTTAAACTATTG ataattgATTCTATCATGGCTCTCTTTCGAGTGGATTTCAGTGGTCGAGGAGAATTGGCTGAGAGGCAGCAAAAACTAGCTCAGATGCTGTCTAGGCTTCAGAAAATCTCAGAAG AATATAATGTTGCTGTGTTTATCACTAATCAAATGACTGCTGACCCTGGGGCAACAATGAC CTTTCAAGCTGATCCAAAAAAGCCCATTGGAGGTCATATACTTGCACATGCTTCCACAACAAGAATCAGCTTGAGAAAAGGAAGAGGGGAGCTTCGCATTGCTAAAATCTATGACAG CCCAGAGATGCCGGAAAATGAAGCCACATTTGCTATCACATCTGGTGGAATAAATGATGCAAAAGAGTGA